A genome region from Setaria italica strain Yugu1 chromosome III, Setaria_italica_v2.0, whole genome shotgun sequence includes the following:
- the LOC101763240 gene encoding cytochrome P450 94A2-like produces the protein MEAIHLAYVLVFLLTVFVLRLRGRGGSPAKQTWTTTAHCPYPNPLLGNTLEFIRNRRRFFDWYADLLRAAPSGAIEAWGPFGAGHAVTTGSPADVDHLLRAGFAGYAKGALFRDATAELIGDGLFAADGRLWSLQRKLASHAFSSRSLRRFADGVLAAHLRRGLLPLLDDAAAEGRTVDLQAALRRFGFGTICHVAFGVESGDAHSRQEEALFAAFDAALEISFRRALAPATFVRRLTKLLDVGRSRRLREAVGVIDSYAMSVVESKEARRRNGLDDDGDAADLLSRFMAAMDEEDGSELGAMFPTPAAKRRFLRDVVITFVLAGKDTTSSALTWFFWLLAANPRCERRAHEEAASGGGDVKGMHYLHAAITEAMRLYPPVPFNGRVAVRDDELPSGAAVREGWYANYSAYAMGRMKTLWGEDCLEFVPERWLGDGGEFVPVDAARYPVFHAGPRVCLGKEMAYVQMKTVAAAVLRRFRVEVVAPVAGMEAPPAYEMTATMKMKDGLWVRLTRREESAE, from the coding sequence ATGGAAGCCATCCACCTCGCCTACGtgctcgtcttcctcctcaccgTCTTCGTCCTCCGCCTCCGGGGCCGTGGGGGCTCTCCAGCCAAGCAGACATGGACGACGACGGCCCACTGCCCGTACCCGAACCCGCTCCTGGGCAACACCCTCGAGTTCatccgcaaccgccgccgcttcttcgACTGGTACGCGGACCTGCTCCGCGCGGCGCCCTCGGGCGCCATCGAGGCGTGGGGCCCCTTCGGCGCGGGCCACGCCGTGACCACCGGGAGCCCCGCCGACGTCGACCACCTCCTGCGCGCCGGCTTCGCGGGCTACGCCAAGGGCGCGCTCTTCCGCGACGCGACGGCGGAGCTCATCGGCGACGGCCTCTtcgccgccgacggccgccTCTGGAGCCTCCAGCGGAAGCTGGCGTCGCACGCCTTCTCGTCCCGCTCGCTCCGCCGCTTCGCCGACGGCGTCCTCGCGGCCCACCTGCGGCGCGGGCTCCTGCCGCTCCtggacgacgccgccgcggagggGCGGACCGTCGACCTGCAGGCCGCGCTGCGCCGGTTCGGGTTCGGCACCATCTGCCACGTCGCGTTCGGCGTCGAGAGCGGGGACGCCCACTCGAGGCAGGAGGAGGCGCTCTTCGCGGCGTTCGACGCCGCCCTCGAGATCTCCTTCCGGCGCGCGCTCGCGCCGGCCACGTTCGTGCGGCGCCTCACGAAGCTCCTCGACGTCGGCAGGTCGCGCCGGCTTAGGGAGGCCGTCGGCGTCATCGACAGCTATGCCATGTCCGTCGTCGAGTCGAAGGAGGCGCGTCGGAGGAACGGcctcgacgacgacggggaTGCCGCCGACCTGCTGTCACGGTTCATGGCGGCcatggacgaggaggacggcaGCGAGCTCGGCGCCATGTTCCCCACTCCGGCAGCCAAGCGCCGCTTCCTGCGGGACGTGGTCATCACCTTCGTCCTCGCCGGGAAGGACACGACGTCGTCGGCGCTGACCTGGTTCTTCTGGCTCCTCGCCGCGAACCCGCGCTGCGAGCGGCGGGCCCACGAGGAGGccgcgtcgggcggcggcgacgtgaaGGGGATGCACTACCTGCACGCCGCCATCACGGAGGCGATGCGGCTGTACCCGCCGGTGCCGTTCAACGGCAGGGTCGCGGTGCGCGACGACGAGCtgccgagcggcgcggcggtgcgcgaGGGGTGGTATGCCAACTACTCGGCGTACGCGATGGGGAGGATGAAGACGCTGTGGGGCGAAGACTGCTTGGAGTTCGTGCCGGAGCGGtggctcggcgacggcggcgagttCGTGCCCGTCGACGCGGCGCGGTACCCGGTGTTCCACGCGGGGCCGCGGGTGTGCCTCGGGAAGGAGATGGCGTACGTGCAGATGAAGACGGTCGCGGCGGCCGTGCTCCGGAGGTTTCGAGTGGAAGTGGTGGCGCCAGTGGCCGGAATGGAGGCGCCGCCGGCATACGAGATGACGGCgacgatgaagatgaaggaCGGGCTGTGGGTGCGGCTCACGAGGCGGGAAGAGTCAGCTGAGTGA